The DNA region GCAGTTACCTAGTAAAGAGGGGCCAAGACAACATCGTAAGTGTGATGGacggacaaaaaaaaggagctcAGTCATTATACTACTAGAACTTTCACAATAACTCATTTTGTTGGATTATATATCGTCTCAGAATTGTGATAAACGATTTTAAGACTCTTTTAATGTCAAGAACATAATGATGATATAATGACACTCTTTCAAAAAGCAAAGCACTTTTACTTCTTAAGAATACTCAGACATTGGAATTGGAAAGTAACAGAAATGTTAATatcctaaataaatacaaataaattaaaatcacacaaccaaaacaattaatgaaaatgaaattacgCGGAAAATGTGCAATCCAAGTCCCATAATGGATAAAAAAGGATTAATCCTTTCCAATAAATTGATAATTTGAGAATATTTGGTCATGCCCATAAAGGTTGTTAACTTAAATATATCAAGGTCATTCCCATATAACGTACGATAAGTCGATAAAGTAGAAATGATTGAGGTCGAGTCTAAAAATGATCTGTCAAACTTCGTTCCACAGCAACCACCAAGAGAATGCTGCGTGCAGATTTGCCTGCAGACTTCTAGATTGGCCAATGctgattatattatataagaaatataaatgtatttggaACTCGTCCCCCCCCCTCACCAGAAAATGTGTCCTTGTCCCGGTCCAGCGTGGTGAACTGTTTGCCGTTGTGGCTGCTGAAGGAGTCCCCGGCGTTTCCCTGGTAGGTGCCGAGCCTCAGCCGGTAGCCCTCGCTCTCCGACTCCAGGCGGAAGCTGCTGTACTCGGCGTACACCTTCTTCCCCGTCCAGTCCTCCAGCTCTATCATCAGCTTATAGTCGCCCTGTTTGCCCAGGTTGTGAATGTTGTCCAGCCCGAGCCAGTGTTCCCCGTCTATGTTCCCAAAGCCTCTCTgtaggggggagggagggggacaAGAACGAAAGCAATGTTGGAGGTTGTGGTTCATGTGaaaattgacattttaacaGACCAACAAAGTTCAGTATTAATTTTGAGGTAGCCGACACTGTGCATGAGCCAACTGGTGAAAGAACAGATCTCTTTTTAGTCTGCGGTCACTGAACGCAAATCTGtgtccaaaaaacacaaacagtaaaGCGGAGCGAGGTTAACACCACTTCCTATCAATCAGAGTGTTGACTTTAAGGAGTCTGGTGCCGGCAAACAagtaaaaatcaaatcaaatctgcTTCCCACTGAGATGGTAATGTGTTAAGGTTGTGAACTGTGGTTTCTCACTAGAGGTGAATTAGTTGGAACGTCGGGGTCAACGGTGACTTGGCTGCAGTTTGATGGATAGTTCAATAGTTCAAatggagagctgcagagacacatgCGTGTTCCTCATCCAAACAGCATGCAAGTATTGATTTCTAAATATCATTTTACGACCGAGAGGAAAACTCTTCCCCatgccatattttttttattttgttgcagaGAAAAACTGGTCGACCAGACATTTTTATTAGGCTGTGTATCAgtgtaattgttttttgttcctgGATCCCATCTCAATCACAAAGGCTGAAgcatgagaataaaaaaaaaaaagggatgaagGGATCTTTTCCAGTTGGGTTGAGCTGTATTCTCCCTCTCAGCTTGCCGTGACTCTGTGATTACATAGATTTGTATGTAGGTTCCCTGGCTCCAGCTCTTGGCTGTGATTTGGGTGTGAGGAAATCCAGCGCTAAGCTGTTTACATTGATGGAGCAAGTGCTTGCTTAGCGGCCCCGAAATGAACCGCTGAGACTGGGTCATTTAGGAAATAGGAAAAGGGAAAAGCTGTGAACACAGTTCTGTCATGCTTGGagatatttttagtttttccgCGAAAGAATCTGATGAAAATTTTGGTTGGGTTTAACTCCCATTAAAACCTGCTTTTAACCTATCAAACCCTAATTCTCCACTCAGCCTACCTTGTAGTTCTCCCAGTTCCTAAAGAAGTTAACCGAGCCGTCCCTCCTCCTTTGCAACACGGTCCATCCTCCATTGTCGAGGCCGTGTTCACACCAGGCTTGGATCAACCGATCGCTGCCCTCGGTCTGAAGCAGGTACATCCCGCTGGTGGTGTGGCCGGCCTGTCGCACCTGGTAACAGTCTTTGAAGGGACCTGTGGCCGGAAAAGATCAtcgtagaaaaaaaaaacatgtttgaacaGAGATTGTGCTCGCCATATTACCGTTTTCCACAATCCGTATGACGAGAATagacaaaagtattttttgataTTGCTCAGCCCTTGAGGAAACAATATGTTGAAATGATTCATACTGGACAgtaaaaaactacaaattaCCATATAACTTAATGGCCTTATCAATGCCATATCTATATATTTTGTTACAGCTTCTTGATTCGTACTAAAACCATCCATTTCCTAAATTATAGGCAGTTTTATCCCCCTGAACAAATATACCATGCTGCGCCTCCAATTGACCAagatgtcttcttttttttttttatggcatatgcaaaagtcatcatcatcaatccAGGCGCTGTAGACAGCAGGCGAAGAGAAAAAGGGAGTGAAAGTTGGGTCTGAGTGGATGCACCAATGTGGCCACATTCTTTGGAAAATTTCTCCTTTTGCTCGTCCCATCCAAACGTTACAAAGTTACACAAACGTACATGTGCACActtaaaattattaaatgaatattcACCTAGATGTAGCCTTCAAATAAAGCCGTGTGGCAGCACTGCGCTCAAAGCTGATGCAGCTGAACCTAAACCCGGCCATATTTCCTCTGTTTTCCCCTGTGTGAATATGTATTAAAGCAGCATGAACACCGGCATTGTACGGGGGCCTCCGGGGCCTAAAGGCCCATGGAAGATGGTTTTCTCAGCTGAGTGTAGGAGCACATAGGGACCCAGTGTTTTGCCCCAGCACAGATACCTAAAACTCCCCAGCACAGGCTTGTATTTTTCTAGTAATGATACGTCTTCCTCAGACCTGTCAGTGAGGGGGTTCTCTGacattttttctccttctctgtcaCTTTGTTAGTTTCTTTAAACAGAACTTTTAAGGGCTCGAGTTTAAAAATAATGTCAGTCAACAAATCATAGTTTATAATAGGGCACGACTAGACCAAACTGTGGTCAGGGCtatgtgtatttacagtagTAGTGAACCTACATGGAAGAAAACCTATTAGTGGTGTTTGGTGGCTTGTATTTTAGTTGACCTTTTACCTACTTTTCTCTGCGCACATTCATCCATCTATACTAAATCACATCACAAAGGAGAAGTACCCATCTTTATCACTAGGAATTTGGTAATATGTTTTCTGGAGACAAGAGGTAGAAATATTTCAGGGggatttgtttgtcttttccttaAATTAAAACTTTGAGTGATGATCTGTCGGACATCAAAGCAAATACGATCCATCCCTGGCTTTCCGTTGTTCCCTTGGTTGTAGGTAAATCACGGATGTCCAGATTAAGAGCTTTGTTTCAGCCttacaagaaaacatttttttggaaaCCAGCAGCTTGATGCTTCCCATTTCATCCATGATGTAGCTGAGGCCTGTGGAGCTGCAGGATTATAACAAAGGAGCTCTCAGTTCTGATGAGCTATACTTGACTATTACGTTTGCTAAAATTACAGTTCAATGGGGGCATTGCTGGAAATAACCATGAGAAcactctgtccttttttttcatctacaaGTGGAGACCCTGCCATTTTACCCCCATTACCTAATTAACATTGAAAGGCCAATCACTATTAGTTCTTGAAGTGGGTCGAAAAGGCCTGCAAGCTCGTCAGCCATCAGAAACCTGGGAATGAATGTACACTTTGACAAATGTCAAGTATTGCgataaaatgttttgtgataTTGCAGCAATTCTGAAAAACACTATCGAtttatgataaataattaaCATACAAAGATAATTTCAGGCCAATACTTGCTATGCGTTTGATGTTACAGGGAAAAGTAAGCATTTTACTCAGATTTTCTACATATGGTGGTGCGTTCTTTATACTTTAACAGTTTTCCTAAATATAGATTTGAAAAATCGCAATATGTTGAATCGTAACCCCTGTATCATGATATGTATAGTTTTGCCAGATTCTTGCCAATACACAGCCCAATACTAGTAACACTATTGTTAAAACAGTATAACAAATATAACCTGTTTaattttttggttttgtaatGGCATGGCAGGGACAGAAAGCTGGTGTTTAACATCATTTGTGTAGCATATTGATTTGCAAAATGGTACCAGCCTTTTTCTCTAATGCCAAGTagaagagagaaatgaaagCTTTATTTGGAGTCTTTAAAGTGTCGGATTTATCCAGCGCTTTAAATATCTGACTTAATCAAATATGGGAGAACATTCCTCTGTGAATCTTATTATGTCACCAAACTAAGGAACTCCCCCTGTCGGTATTCAAACATTCAATTCCCCTCTTTGTCTGAGggatgtgatgaatgatttcaTCCATTTCCCCATCTGGTTGTATAACCTCTGTCAACATTCCCCACCACAGTCTATTCGCCAGTCATAATACGAGAGAGTTGATTCCAAGTAGCGTTCAAATCTTGCAAATTGGTTTCTCATTAGAGAGGATCCTGCTCAGGTTTCAGAATCAGTCAATGTCCGTAACAAAAGTACATAGTAGCCTCACTTACTTGGTTTGATAGCTTAGTCTAGGGGTCTTAGACTTAATGGACTAATCCATCAAATGTGTGCTCTGTTTGTATTTACCTTTATGTCTTAATGTAAATCTGACTAAAGCTTGCAGTAGATATATATTCCTGTTCTCTAAAGTCTTTTTTTGATGCGGTTCAAAGAGGCGTAATCCACCTCCTACTAATTTGCTACATATGCTCAGCGCCGCGCTGCCAATACAGTCGGCCAAGTGGGAATTATAGGAATGTATGATTTCACCGCCTCGTTATTATGCCAAGGATGAACCCACTGCGCCTCAGCAATACCCACTGTTGCGAGAAATTAGGTTCTTAATTGCCGTCCGTAGCAAATGTTCCCAATTATTTGCACCCACAAGCCCTAAAGTACAATTGCCTAAGTGTTCGGTCGCTTATTTCTTCATCATTCTCTGCCACTTTAAAATTGGTACATACCATCGGAGGTAAGTGTTCCCTGTGGTGGTGGAGGGTTGATCCCAAATGGGCTTGCAGTGGCGGTATCCATGCGTGATCCTCTGGCAAAGGCCCGGTTGTTATTGTCCCTCTGTATCTCATTGGTGAAACGATTGTTAACGGGTAGATTCTGCGGTACCACCTGTACCAGCGGGGGAACTACGGGCAGCTCGCCGCGTCCCAGTGTCCTCAGACACTGCTCCTCCAGTGCAGAGATGAGAATGGACTGGTTGTTGACCACGCCGGCCATTAAGGCAAACCTGGACTCCAGCTCCTTGTACCTTGAAGCCAGTCGCATCATCTCGGAGGTCACGTTGAGGACGCGGTTCTCCAGCTGGGCCAGCTCCAGAGAGTTGTCTCTTTTCCTGATGATCTCATGCAGCAGCTGCATGTAGAGTTGGGTCACCCTGGAGTTCATGTTCCTGCTCTCTTTCCGCAGCAGCTTCATCTCATTCACCAAGTTACCATCCACGTCCACCACCAGATGCAGCGTCTCAATCTCACGCCGCTGTTTGTTGAGCACCTCCCGCACATCTGCGATGTCTATACGGGTCACTCTGTCCTTGTCTGGCTCCGGGCCTGTGGTGCTGGCACAGATTGGACCTGATGACAGATATGGATTACTTAGGAGGTTACCAAGAGGCTATTTAGATTTTTAGAAAAGCAAAGGAAACGTAAATGAAGCCATATGATGAATAGCTGAAATTGTATTACAGAAATAAGTTATCCTTCAAACCTGTGATTCTCTGCTCGGGTACGAGGAAGGTGTAGGAACACTTTTTGGCATCGGGGTCGATGGGGGCTCTTTTACTCCTGATGAGAGACGGCTCTCTGGTCCTCCGGGCTTCCCTGGAGCTCCTGCAGTAACTTTCCTCCCAGAGGGAGAGGCACAGCAGGGCACACAGGCTCCACATCAGCCCCGGCATCGCTGCTGGCTGgttggatggatagatggacaGCTGCTGGTGCTCCCGCCAAGTCCCCCCAGGCCTCCCTGCAAGAATACAATATCTTAAGAGTTGGGACACTGAAGGAATGTTACCCACACAGGGTTTTGATTGTATGCTGCTCCACAGCAGAGGGACTTTCTGCCGCGTGtgacacttttttaaatactcacagACAATGAGTAATTGTTTAGGAAAGTGTTCGCTCAGAGTTGTTTGTTTGGAAAGATTGAAAGAGAGAACACATTTGCTGTTCaggtctgctctctgtctctgttagTTCCCCCCGCTGACAAACAGCCCATTTTTCTGAGGTCCCGTTGATTTCCCTCCTCTTAAAGAGGTCTGCCATGTGGCTGCTGGCTGTGCTTTATCTTTGGTACCTTCTCCTAgtccttcttcatcttctttacTTTGGGGATGAGTTATTCTAGCCAAATTTCACCCTCTTGCCTTGCATAGTGTGTACCTGAATCAGCTTTTATTGCCTGCAGGCACTTTTCCAGGAACCTGGTTCCAGTTTTTGTGTCTGGGACGTACCGTAGTTCCTGCTCCCCAATAAACAGTCACTGCACCTGAGTTAGTACAGTCTGATGGCTCAGTAACTCAGTTCTGCAGCACTAAATGGATCATTTTGTCAAACACAATCTAATGTAGAGCATTAAAACTAGGGGTTGTCACTAGTATCAATCTTGGGTAAGGGTTAGGAATAGtctttttatgtttgatatCATTTGCTTATTGTTTCACTTAACTGCTTTTATTATGGGCGTTTCGCtccattgttatttttattcctctttttctaCCCTGGATCTTCTTCAAGCATCATTGTCCACATGCATAATTGTCTCCACACTTGGGTGGATTCAACGGATATGCAAGTCAAAACACTTGGGGAACTCTAAGCACCTGATTTATGTTCTTAGCATTTGGTTAAAAGGCCTCTAAGAGGGTTCAAGACCTCCCTTCCTGCTCAGCGATCTGACCTGCCGGTCCCGTACACCCATGATGTGTAGGAGCACTCCCCTCCCATTAAAAGACATTGACCCTTGACTCCGACGCAGCTTCCTGTGAGACCGGTTCAATATGCTCACCGCTGAGCGCCCGCTGCTCCTCGTGGCTCCATACGTTCAACAAGAATGTTCAGTAGGAGGTAGTGTTGGTGTTTCACTTGAAAGATTTCACAAACAGGCAGTGACTACAGGGGTCTGAGATGAAAGTGAGGAAAACAGCCTGTGCTGAGTCGTCTCCTGCCCTTTCTAATCCGAGGGGCTGACGGATGGCACTCCCTTTGCCTCCTTCTTATCCCTGCTGATTCCAGTTCTGTTTCTCatcaaagcacaaaaacacttaGAGACGCACACACTGCTCCATTTAACACCCTGGTCCGCTCCATTGCAAGGCCAAGACGGTCTAGCCCCCTAAtccactccctccctcactATTGAGCCACTCTTTGCTCAGTGCCACATCGTTAAGTCCTACCTCCACCCTGAAACTCGGGGCCCCGTGTGTCTCCCATATGACGACATTGCGGTTCTTCAGGAATTCTGGAAATTCTGTCACTTGGAACAAACTCTAAAGGGGACAGGATTACAGTTAGTCCTGCAGATCTGCAGATCTCCCTGGTATGCGTACTCTCCTGTGTCCATCTGTGTGATTGCATACTGTGTGTGCTATTCAGAGACGCCGTGCATTTTCATGGtcgtgtgtgtttttccagcagAAGAATGTGTCTGACAGCGTACCCAGGTACTGTATCCTTTCTGACCTCAGTGAGAGCCACTAATGACTTTAACAGCAGTGTCCGTTCTATTCCCGACTATGATTGACTTTCTACTGTTACTGGGAGCTCCATAAAGTGTCCATATTTGGCGTCATCCACATGCCGCCTAAGCATGAACAGCTCACACAACGTTACAGCTCATCCATCAGCCGTCACCTTCTTCACGTCCCAtctcttttcttgtttcttttccatTCTCCTTCCCCTTTCTTTCCTGTCTGATTTTTCTCTTGGGTGGTGGTTCTGGGTACGAGGGGCCTAGTCTCTTTCATGGAACCACCACATATCAAAGACATTCCTCTGAACGTGGAGAGGTCaccagtgtgtttttttaaggtaCAAGTTTTACGGCGTGTCCTCAGAACATGCAGAGCGGcttccgtttttttttttctaccccaACATACTGAAACTAAACACTGCTGAAGTGCTTGGGGACCCAGGAAGGCCACTGAGCGGAAAACACGAAGTGCTCACCTGTGGGAATAGAACTTCATGCATGTCAATGTGCCTTCAAATACTATGGTTGCAGTCAGTACActgatatattgtttttgttttgtagatttGACATTTAGATTTCTCTTTGCATACTGAGAGTTATATTTATAACCTCTATGTTGTGATTGTAGCGATATGTGCAGCTGCACTACTCGACTAACTGCATTATGTCGGCAGAGCTGGAAGGGGCCTTTATGCCACATCTGCCACTTTTCAGATTCAACAACAAAGGAAGCATCAAATTAAAGTCCATGCTTGGCTGTCAACACCACTGCTTGTATGTTTCTCAAAAGGCTGCACTTAAATCTGACAGACCATCTCGTTTACTAGGGGCGGGAAAAAActgattgtgatttttttttttttttaattttttaaagatttttgttACGCTTGAATCGTTTGCAGTTGCTTCATTTCAGTCTGTGCTAAAGTAGAAGCAAGTGAgcacttttattattatggatAGTCTGTGTTGCATGCCTTCATATCCGTTTCATAAACACAAAGCGAAAGCAGGAAATGGCGGATGGTACAACCTGCACGCTCACATTTAAAATCCAAAGTATGATAAACACTACACAAAGAGTAAAGTATGGAAGACTTTGGGTTTTATACATTGCCAGAAAAAGCAGAGCCAAACATCGCCACGGCTAAATGCAAACTCTGTCACGGACAAGTTTCATTGATAAGACCAACATGAGTGCCTGCATCTCGCTAGTCTTCGGTCAAGGCAGCCGTCACTCGCATCTTTGTGGTCAAATTAACCGTTTATACCCATATACTGACATTTATGTTGAATGCATTCAAACGGCCCACATCGAGCTGACcgtggatgtataaagagagcGGAGCTGACTGGGAGAGCTAGTGTTGGACTTGACAAAGTTTGCGGAAGAAGGAAGCACTTGGTACTACGTCCGTTCTTCAAAATTACGTTTTTAACAAATGATATAAATCCTGTGTGGATATTAGATTATTGATAtattaaacaaaatcaaacttCTACTTTCTACTTTTTCCCATGTTGTGGTGTTAAAAAAGAGTGGGGAAGAAAACATAATATAGAATCTCAATACTTCAAAAGAAAATTCCAATACTTGAAAGACTCTTAATACATATTGAATTGGCACCCAAGTATCGTGATAGTATCAAATCAGGAGGTCCTAGCAGTTCTGTTTATGCACTATTGTATTTCCATTTGCCAACCACACTAAAGGTGACTTTTCGCTCACATGTTCTAGTACTGCATGTCTGGGGTAGTGTGCCTTGGCATGAATGAGCAGtatttgaaatggaaatgaaatgtgatgtgtttcagAGAAATGTTCCTTTATAATCAGAACCTGGAGGAGCACCGAGCTCTCTGTACAGACACTACAGAGACAGAACTAGGAAGTGAGACGAGGAGGACAGTCTGTAAAGCACAAAGATTTAAAAGGAAAGCACAGACAGCTGCGGATTAAAGAAAGATTAGACTAATAATGATAGAGAGTGGGGTTATggtccttttttccttttcttggcCGGGTATCACGAACATAACTTGAACATAACTCTCTTAAATGAAATACTCTCAATCCTTTCTGTAGCCTTGACAAAtctgctctcttctctctgcctctttctttccatttaattactttcctctctgtttgaacccctcctcctcctcctcctcctccttacttTCCCTTCCTTCCAGTTTTTTGAATACTTTCCTTTCTCTTCGCTTCCTCTCTTTTTGgttccttctcctctttcctctccaggTCCTTCGGTTACAGCCAAATCACTTAAGCAACAGATTGCAGATACATATGAAAGCCATAGGCCGTACGCAGCACAGCAAAGAAGAGAAATTGAAAAGCTATTTTCTCCCTAATATGAGTAGGATTTATTAAATGTCTCGTTGGCTCGGCCAGCTCTCGTATTCCATTACATCCATGTGAAACCAGTTTGCTGACTAATGGATGGATTGCAGCGCGCCCTTTAACTCagtctgtcttttattttggcaaCAGAATTAGCATCATAAGTCTTCCAAAGAGCCCTGCTGGGTCTTCACCCTGCTAATAGTTATTA from Anoplopoma fimbria isolate UVic2021 breed Golden Eagle Sablefish chromosome 8, Afim_UVic_2022, whole genome shotgun sequence includes:
- the angptl1a gene encoding angiopoietin-related protein 1a — its product is MPGLMWSLCALLCLSLWEESYCRSSREARRTREPSLIRSKRAPIDPDAKKCSYTFLVPEQRITGPICASTTGPEPDKDRVTRIDIADVREVLNKQRREIETLHLVVDVDGNLVNEMKLLRKESRNMNSRVTQLYMQLLHEIIRKRDNSLELAQLENRVLNVTSEMMRLASRYKELESRFALMAGVVNNQSILISALEEQCLRTLGRGELPVVPPLVQVVPQNLPVNNRFTNEIQRDNNNRAFARGSRMDTATASPFGINPPPPQGTLTSDGPFKDCYQVRQAGHTTSGMYLLQTEGSDRLIQAWCEHGLDNGGWTVLQRRRDGSVNFFRNWENYKRGFGNIDGEHWLGLDNIHNLGKQGDYKLMIELEDWTGKKVYAEYSSFRLESESEGYRLRLGTYQGNAGDSFSSHNGKQFTTLDRDKDTFSGNCAHFHKGGWWYNACGQTNLNGVWYSGGVYRSKFQDGIFWAEYGGGFYSLKSARLMIRPID